TCGCGTTCACAAGACTTCGATTGTGAATACGGCACGTTCCCTGACAAACGTACAAATTCATTTTGCGCTCGAACGACAGGACAATTTCTTCGTCCCGGTCATCCTGCAGTACCACCTCTTGATTTCCGTTTTCGAGTACCTTCACTTGCATGGATGCTCCGTGATCTTTGAACATTCGGATAAACTGGGAAAACTCAGCTTCAGATAACTGTAGGCAGGTTTTGACATATTCAGTCGCTAACCTATTTGCCATAAAAATCCCTCGATTCATTTTTTTCGAACCATGAAGCGTAGTCTTTTCTTTAGTTGTTCTATATACATTATACTACACATTATTTTAATATTCCTGCTGACAAAGGCATTGTTTTTCGCCGGAATTCAGAAAATTTCGCTTTTACCTCGATTCAGCCCAGAAGAAGCGCATAATAACTCCTAAATCCTCTGCAAGTCAGCAGGTTCCCTGCCTGATCCGAAAGGCATAATTGCAAAAGAGCCTTCCGCACAGCTTCTGCGGAAAGCTCTTATGTAGCAAGGCTCCTTACCTGTGGAGCCCGGCCTATCTAGTCGTTCTTAGACCGCTCTGCAGTCCCAGACACCTGCTCAGACGTCGTCTCAGCAAGCTCAGCTTGCTCAGCAGCTTCACCTTCAGGCAACGCGGCGGTCGTCTGTACGAGCTCCTCCGAGGCGCTAGCAGTCTCGTAGCCGATCCGCTCCTCGATCAAGCGCCACAGCTCGTCCTTGCCGTACCCCGTCTCCGAGGAGAACAGGACGAGGGGATCGTTCTTGTCTGCTCCTAGCGTGTCGCGAATGATCTTGATATGCTTCTGCCACTTGCCCTTCGGAATTTTGTCCGCCTTCGTTGCTACGATGCACAGACTTGCGCCGTTATGCTTCAACCAAGTGTACATCGCTTGATCATCCTTCGACGGCGCATGCCGAATATCGATGATGTGCAGGACGAGCTTCAGCTCCTCCCGCTTCAGCAAGTACGCCTCGATGAACTTGCCCCACTTCTCGCGCTCGCTCTTGGATACCTTGGCATAGCCATAGCCGGGCAGATCGACGAAGTATAAATCTTGATTAATTCGATAATAGTTCAACTGCTGCGTCTTGCCCGGCTTGGAGCTCGTTCTTGCTAGATTTCTACGGTTGATCATCCGATTGATCAGTGACGACTTGCCGACGTTAGAACGCCCTGCCAGAGCGATCTCCGGCAAGGCGTCGACAGGATACTGACTCGGACCAACCGCGCTGATAATGAACTCAGCTTGATTGACCTTCATGCGACTTCACTCATTTCAACTTAATAATTTACTGCACATCGATTACACCCGCGCAGGCTTCACCAGCGCATGCTCGAGCACTTCATCCATATGAGACACGGGAATGAACGTAAGCTCGCTGCGCACGCTCTCCGGAATATCATCGATATCCTTCGTATTGTCCTTCGGTAAAATAACAGTGCGTATGCCGGCACGATGCGCAGCCAGACTCTTTTCCTTCAGACCGCCGATCGGCAGCACGCGCCCGCGCAGCGTAATTTCGCCGGTCATCGCGACATGCTTCGATACTGGAATGTTGGTCAGCGCCGAGATCAGCGCCGTCCCCATCGTAATACCAGCCGAAGGACCGTCCTTCGGAATCGCACCTTCCGGAATGTGAATATGAATATCGAACTTCTCATGGAAGTCCGACTGAATCTGCAGCTGCTGGGCTCGCGAGCGTGTGTAGCTGAAGGCGGCCTGCGCCGATTCCTTCATCACATCGCCGAGCTTGCCTGTCAGCGTCAGCTTGCCGTTACCCGGCATAATCGTAACCTCGATCACCAGCGTATCGCCGCCAACCTCGGTCCACGCAAGTCCGGTAACCGCGCCCACCTGATCCTGCTCCTCGGCAACGCCGAAGCGGAACTTCGCCGGTCCGAGCAAATCCTTAAGTCCCGTCTCGGTCAGCACGACACGCTCAGCACCGTCTACAATTTTCTTCGCAGCCTTCCGACATATGGAAGAAATTTGCTGCTCCAGATTACGAACACCAGCCTCACGCGTATACTCTCGAACGGTCCGCATGAGCGCCGGCTCCTCAACAACCAGTTGAGCATCCTGCAGACCGTGATCGCGCTGCTGCTTCGGCAGCAAGTAGTTGCGCGCGATATGCAGCTTCTCGATCTCGGTGTAGCCCGGGATGTAGAGCACCTCCATCCGGTCCAGCAGCGGGCGCGGAATGTTATGGAGCGCATTGGCCGTTGTGACGAACATGACGTTCGACAGATCGAACGGCATCTCGATGAAGTGATCGCTGAACGTATTGTTCTGCTCCGGATCGAGCACCTCAAGCAGCGCAGACGCCGGGTCACCGCGGAAATCCATCGCCATCTTGTCAATCTCATCGAGCAGGAACACAGGGTTGCTCGTACCCGCGGTCTTCATTCCCTGGATGATACGTCCCGGCATCGCGCCAACGTACGTACGACGGTGGCCGCGAATCTCAGCTTCATCGCGTACGCCGCCAAGCGAGATGCGCACGAACTCGCGGTCAAGCGAGCGGGCGATGGAGCGGGCGATCGATGTCTTACCGACACCCGGAGGCCCGACGAGGCACAGAATCGGCCCCTTCATCTTCTTGACCAGCTTCTGCACGGCCAAGTACTCCAGCACGCGCTCCTTCGGCTTCTCGAGACCGTAGTGATCCTCGTTCAATATGTCCTCAGCACGGCGAATATCAATATCCTTCTCGTCAGCCGTATGCGTCCACGGAAGAACGAGCAGCCAATCGATATAGTTGCGGATGACCGAGCCCTCGGCTGAGGTGGCAGGCATCTTCTCGAGTCGCTCGATCTCCTTCTCGATCTTCTCCCGCACCTTCTCCGGCACGGAGCTCTCGCTCAGCTGGCTGCGCAGCTCATCCGCTTCACCGGCGCGTCCTTCCTTGTCGCCAAGCTCCTTCTGAATCGCCTTCATCTGCTCACGTAAGTAATATTCCTTCTGCGTCTTCTCCATCTGCTTCTTGACGCGCTGGCTAATCTTGCGCTCCAGCTCGAGCACCTCGCGCTCGTTGTTCAGAATAGAGAGCAGCTTCTCGAGCCGCTGACGCACATCTACCGTTTCGAGAATGTCCTGCTTATCTTTAATTTTCAATGATAAATGACTGCAGATGACGTCCGCGAGCCTTCCTGGCTCATCGATGTCAGACACGGCCGCGAGCGTTTCCGGCGTCACTTTTTTCGATAAATTAATATAATGCTCGAATTGATTCAGGACGGTTCGCATGAGTGCATCGATCTCAGGATCGTTCGTCTCCTGCTCCGGCAGCTCCCGAACGTTCACCTCATAATAGTCCTCATTCGTGAGAAACTCCGTAATTTCCGCACGAAGCATGCCTTCTACAAGAACACGGATCGTCCCGTTCGGCAGCTTCAGCATTTGGCGGACCTTCGCAATCGTACCTGTGCGGTATATATCCTCTGTCTTCGGCTCCTCAATGTTCACCTCGGACTGCGTGCACAGCAAGATCATGCTATCCTCTACCATCGCCTTCTCGAGCGCGCGAACCGACTTCTCCCTGCCCACATCCAAGTGCAGAACCATGCTAGGGTATACAAGCAGCCCCCGCAGCGGCAATAGCGGCAAGCGGCGCATCCTATGTTTGCTCGGTCCCATCCGCGAGCACCTCCAGACTATACTGACTTGCTGTGAATTACATTCTAACAAAATTAAATTCAAAACACCAACGGCGCGGCAGCTGTGCACCTAATCCTTATACGAGTGTTTCCAAACGTGAAGCAATCCATCAATCGAATTTTTAAACGCTCATGAGCGTATAGCGGCAAACAAAATGCGCTCTATTCGAGCGCATCAGCGTGAAGAATCGTGACCGAGGCTGGCGCTGCCGCATCGGCCGCAGCCGTGTCCAGCTCGGACGTCTTGACCAGATCAAGACCTAATGTATGGTGAAGCGCCTCTTCGACCGATTCAATCGCCACAACCTGAAGCTCTCCGCTTAGCTCGGCGAATATTTCTTGCCAGTTCTCCTTCGGAATGAGCACCTTCGTCGCGCCCGCCTGAAACGCCGCCTCCACCTTGGCGATAACGCCTCCCACCGGCTTCACCTTGCCGCGAATGCTCATCTCGCCTGTTATGGCGATATGGTTGTCGACAGGCACTCGCTTCAAGGCCGACGCGATCGCAACAGCCATCGCGACACCAGCGGAAGGGCCGTCGATCGGTACGCCGCCCGGGAAGTTAATGTGCAGATCGTAATCATACGGCCGGAAGCCAAGCCGACGCAGCACCGTCAGCACGTTGTCGAGCGAGCCGCGCGCCATACTTTTACGCCTGAGCGTGCGAGAGCCGCCGCCCATCTCTTCCTCATCGACGACACCTGTTATCGTCAATTGACCCGTGCCCGGCTCAACAACCGGAATGGCGGTCACCTCAATATCGAGCAGCATGCCAAGGTTCGGCCCGTAGACGGCAAGTCCGTTCACAAGACCGATTTCTGGTCTTAGGTGAATCTTCTTCTCCGGTCGGGGTGAGATCTGCGAGCTGTTCACGACCCATTCAACGTCGGCCACGGTCAGCTCGCGCCGATTCTCGGTGAGGGCCATCCCTGCTGCCAGCTGGATAACATTAACAGCTTCTCGACCGTTCGTCGCATACTTCATTACGACCTCGATCGCCTCGGCATTGTCTGGGAGCCCGATCTTCTTAAGCGCCTTCGTCGCGATCGTGCCGATCTCATCAGGCAGCAGCGGGCGGAAGTAGATCTCCATACAACGTGAACGAATCGCAGGTGGAAGCTCCTGCGGACTGCGCGTCGTCGCGCCCACTAACCGGAAATCGGCCGGCAGGCCGTTCTGGAACACGTCATGGATGTAGCTCGGAACGTTAGTATCCTCGGAATTGTAGTAGGCGCTCTCAAGGAATACCTTGCGGTCCTCCAGCACCTTTAACAATTTATTCATCTGATGCGGATGCAATTCACCGATCTCGTCGATGAACAGCAGGCCGCCGTGCGCCTTCGTCACCGCCCCTGGCTTCGGCTGTGGTATGCCGGCTACCCCCATCGCTCCAGCGCCTTGGTAGATCGGATCGTGTACCGAGCCAATGAGCGGATCGGCGATGCCCCGTTCGTCGAACCGTGCCGTCGTCGCGTCGATCTCCGTGAATTTGGCATCCGGGCGAAAAGGCGATTCCGCGTTCTTCTTCGCTTCCTCGAGCACGACCCGTGCAGCGGCCGTCTTGCCGACCCCCGGCGGTCCGTAAATAATGACGTGCTGCGGATTAGCGCCGCACAGCGCCGCCTTGAGCGCCTTCAGGCCCTCCTTCTGCCCGATGATGTCCTCCATCGCTTGCGGCCTCGTTTTTTCAGCCAACGGCTTATTTAATGATATCGTTCTAAGCCGGCGAAGCTTCTCCAGCTCCTTCTTCGACTCCTTGTCCATCGCCGTTCGATTGCTCTGCTGGTTGCGTAGCATGTTCCA
Above is a genomic segment from Paenibacillus sp. YYML68 containing:
- the yihA gene encoding ribosome biogenesis GTP-binding protein YihA/YsxC encodes the protein MKVNQAEFIISAVGPSQYPVDALPEIALAGRSNVGKSSLINRMINRRNLARTSSKPGKTQQLNYYRINQDLYFVDLPGYGYAKVSKSEREKWGKFIEAYLLKREELKLVLHIIDIRHAPSKDDQAMYTWLKHNGASLCIVATKADKIPKGKWQKHIKIIRDTLGADKNDPLVLFSSETGYGKDELWRLIEERIGYETASASEELVQTTAALPEGEAAEQAELAETTSEQVSGTAERSKND
- the lon gene encoding endopeptidase La — its product is MGPSKHRMRRLPLLPLRGLLVYPSMVLHLDVGREKSVRALEKAMVEDSMILLCTQSEVNIEEPKTEDIYRTGTIAKVRQMLKLPNGTIRVLVEGMLRAEITEFLTNEDYYEVNVRELPEQETNDPEIDALMRTVLNQFEHYINLSKKVTPETLAAVSDIDEPGRLADVICSHLSLKIKDKQDILETVDVRQRLEKLLSILNNEREVLELERKISQRVKKQMEKTQKEYYLREQMKAIQKELGDKEGRAGEADELRSQLSESSVPEKVREKIEKEIERLEKMPATSAEGSVIRNYIDWLLVLPWTHTADEKDIDIRRAEDILNEDHYGLEKPKERVLEYLAVQKLVKKMKGPILCLVGPPGVGKTSIARSIARSLDREFVRISLGGVRDEAEIRGHRRTYVGAMPGRIIQGMKTAGTSNPVFLLDEIDKMAMDFRGDPASALLEVLDPEQNNTFSDHFIEMPFDLSNVMFVTTANALHNIPRPLLDRMEVLYIPGYTEIEKLHIARNYLLPKQQRDHGLQDAQLVVEEPALMRTVREYTREAGVRNLEQQISSICRKAAKKIVDGAERVVLTETGLKDLLGPAKFRFGVAEEQDQVGAVTGLAWTEVGGDTLVIEVTIMPGNGKLTLTGKLGDVMKESAQAAFSYTRSRAQQLQIQSDFHEKFDIHIHIPEGAIPKDGPSAGITMGTALISALTNIPVSKHVAMTGEITLRGRVLPIGGLKEKSLAAHRAGIRTVILPKDNTKDIDDIPESVRSELTFIPVSHMDEVLEHALVKPARV
- the lonB gene encoding ATP-dependent protease LonB, with protein sequence MGISVIVMIVQLFFAVVIGLYFWNMLRNQQSNRTAMDKESKKELEKLRRLRTISLNKPLAEKTRPQAMEDIIGQKEGLKALKAALCGANPQHVIIYGPPGVGKTAAARVVLEEAKKNAESPFRPDAKFTEIDATTARFDERGIADPLIGSVHDPIYQGAGAMGVAGIPQPKPGAVTKAHGGLLFIDEIGELHPHQMNKLLKVLEDRKVFLESAYYNSEDTNVPSYIHDVFQNGLPADFRLVGATTRSPQELPPAIRSRCMEIYFRPLLPDEIGTIATKALKKIGLPDNAEAIEVVMKYATNGREAVNVIQLAAGMALTENRRELTVADVEWVVNSSQISPRPEKKIHLRPEIGLVNGLAVYGPNLGMLLDIEVTAIPVVEPGTGQLTITGVVDEEEMGGGSRTLRRKSMARGSLDNVLTVLRRLGFRPYDYDLHINFPGGVPIDGPSAGVAMAVAIASALKRVPVDNHIAITGEMSIRGKVKPVGGVIAKVEAAFQAGATKVLIPKENWQEIFAELSGELQVVAIESVEEALHHTLGLDLVKTSELDTAAADAAAPASVTILHADALE